One window of the Solanum stenotomum isolate F172 chromosome 11, ASM1918654v1, whole genome shotgun sequence genome contains the following:
- the LOC125843955 gene encoding 3-ketoacyl-CoA synthase 3-like: MDLISILFYGLPLFYLLYLIWKIIDRKRHQNCYILDYECHKPTDDRMLSTKFSGEVIRRNKHLGLNEYKFLLKAIVSSGIGEQTYAPQMVFDGREACPTYEDGILEMEEFFHDSIDKVLKRNKISPSEIDVLVVSISMLACMPSLAARIINYYKMREDIKVYNITGMGCSASLISINALQSVFKNEKNKVALMVTSESLSPNWYTGNDRSMILANCLFRSGGCAILLTNKLSLKNKAMFKLKQLVRVHHGAKDESYDSCVQREDNQGNIGFHLDKTLPKAATRALVDNLKQIAPLILPIRELLRYAIAIFMKKMNWGSTKGGPKPMINFKTGVDHICLHTGGKAVIDGVGANLNLSEYDLEPARMTLHRFGNTSASSLWYVLGYMEAKKRLKKGDKVLMLSFGAGFKCNSCLWEVLRDLDNGNVWKDCIDNYPPNTLVNPFLEKFGWLHDEDPDTFNVPDDYVIP, encoded by the coding sequence ATGGATCTCATTTCAATTTTGTTCTATGGTCTTCCTTTATTTTACCTACTTTATTTGATATGGAAGATTATCGATCGAAAAAGACACCAAAATTGTTACATTTTGGACTATGAATGTCACAAACCAACCGATGATCGAATGCTTAGCACAAAATTTTCAGGAGAAGTAATTAGAAGGAACAAACACCTTGGCCTAAATGAGTACAAGTTCTTGTTGAAAGCTATCGTTAGCTCAGGCATTGGTGAACAAACATATGCACCACAAATGGTATTTGATGGTCGTGAAGCATGTCCTACTTACGAAGATGGTATCTTGGAGATGGAAGAGTTTTTCCATGATAGTATTGATAAGGTCTTGAAGAGGAACAAAATTTCCCCTagtgaaattgatgttcttGTGGTCAGTATATCCATGTTAGCTTGTATGCCATCGTTGGCTGCACGAATAATCAATTACTATAAGATGAGAGAAGACATCAAGGTGTATAACATCACTGGTATGGGGTGTAGTGCTAGCCTCATATCGATAAATGCCCTACAAAGTGTTTTCAAGAATGAGAAGAACAAGGTTGCACTAATGGTGACATCAGAGTCCTTAAGTCCAAATTGGTACACTGGGAACGATAGATCTATGATTCTTGCTAATTGTTTGTTTAGGTCAGGAGGTTGCGCGATTTTATTGACAAACAAATTGTCTTTAAAAAACAAAGCCATGTTCAAATTGAAGCAACTAGTTAGGGTACATCATGGAGCAAAAGATGAATCATATGATAGTTGTGTACAAAGGGAGGATAATCAAGGTAACATAGGTTTTCACCTTGATAAAACACTACCAAAGGCTGCTACACGTGCACTAGTCGATAATTTGAAACAAATAGCACCTTTGATCCTTCCTATAAGAGAGCTACTTCGATATGCTATCgcaatttttatgaaaaaaatgaattgggGATCAACAAAAGGAGGACCTAAGCCAATGATTAATTTCAAAACAGGTGTAGATCATATTTGTCTACATACTGGAGGAAAAGCAGTAATTGATGGTGTTGGTGCAAATTTGAACTTAAGTGAGTATGATTTAGAGCCAGCAAGAATGACATTACATAGATTTGGTAACACTTCAGCAAGTAGTctatggtatgttttggggtaTATGGAAGctaaaaaaaggttaaaaaaagGTGATAAAGTGCTTATGCTTAGCTTTGGAGCTGGATTTAAGTGTAATAGTTGTTTATGGGAAGTGTTAAGAGATTTGGATAATGGAAATGTGTGGAAAGATTGTATTGATAATTATCCACCAAATACTTTGGTTAATCCTTTCTTGGAGAAATTTGGATGGCTACATGATGAAGATCCAGACACATTCAATGTTCCAGATGATTATGTTATCCcataa